The Syntrophus gentianae nucleotide sequence GGGATTTGGCTAGGCCACCTCCCGGAAGGATCCTGAATTTCGCCCAGGTGACCTACCAGCGCGGCTGTCGCAAGACCTCCAGAAAAGTCCGAATGAACGATCAACGAACGAAGGGCATTGCTGATGTCTGGCCATGCATCCATGTCCCATGTATTTTCAGCAACCCAGCGGGAAAGGAGACGATAATATGTCATGACGGAGGACTCACTGCCCCGTTGAAAAATCGAAGCCAGGAAAAGCGTCGCACAGACCAGGGAAAAATGTCGGTTGCCGCCCGTGGTAAAGGGCAATTCCCGAAAGGCATCCGGTGCCAAGAGTTCAATAGGCTCCGCCGGATTCAATATGTTGCGGTTCAAGGTATGCTTCATGAGCCAATCCAGGGCCTGATCAATTTCCCCTGTCCGATCGCGAAGGGTCAGGTGCAGGCCAAACAATCGCCGGATACTCTCTATCGGAGATTGGTTCCACGATCCATCATCGGACTGACCGTTCATCAGAGACAGGACGGTTTCATGAAAATCATCCTGCCATTCCGATGTATCCGATTCGCCGAGCCACTTCTTCCGGGCATAAAGTCCGGCGGGTGTCTTGCTCGCCTTGAAAATTTGCAAAGGATTATGACGCAGCTTAACACATTTTTTGTCTGCTTCCGGCTCCATTCCCTTACCTCCCACTCACTCCTGAAACCGGTTTTTCTTTATGAAGGCCTCGACATCGAACTTCGACTGACACCCGCCGTAACTCATATAACGAACCTTTCCAAAGATCTTGCGTTCAAACCAGGCCCGGTCATGGACCCCGCCGATTGACCAGGCAATCCCTGAATATCCATTCGGGTCCCTGCCGTCCAATTCGTATTTATCATTGAGGTAAATCGCTGAGCTTAGAGCCTCTTCGGGTGATGTCGTCCACTCCAGTATTTTCTTGCACCAATACATCCTCATATACCCGTGCATCTTGCCTTTACGGACCATTTCCATTTGTGCCGCGTTCCAAAGAGGATCGTGCGTCATAGCTTCCTCGAGTTGTGAAATGCTGTAAGTATATTCGTGTTTATCGCTGCGGTGCTTGTTGAGTGATTCCTGAGCCCAGCGCGGAAATCCCTCAAAACGGTCATACGCCTCATTGTAAAAACAAAAATTGTCGGAAAGCTCGCGCCGTACGATGAGTTCTTCCAGAAAGGCATCTTTTGATTTCAGGTCCACTCGGGCTTTTTTGACCTCCAAGGCCACTCTTTGGGCCGCGAGCTGACCAAAATGCAAATAGGGCGATAGATTCGATTGGCCATCCCGGCATGGGTCGTTTCGACTCAAGTTATAGTCGTTCAGCTTTTTGGCGAGGAAGTGATCCAGAGCCTTGGCCGCTGCAGACTCCCCAGATTCCACAGAATCTATCCCATCTGCTGAACTGTCGATTTTAAGGAGGGTTCGGACTTTCTGCCAATCGATTCGCTCAGCCATCCTCTTCATTCTGTAGGGATGCCGTTCCAGAGTAGGATAATCCGTAAAGAAATCCGGAAGTAACCGCTTTAGCTTGGGCCGCAGGGTGTAAGCGCCGTATTCCTGTTTGGGGGATGCGATCCAGCAGGGAACAATATTGTGCGCATCCACTTCATAAAAGGGGATGTGCAATCGCGTCATCAATTTTGCTTTCCATTCTCTTTTAATTCTCAGCGGGTCAAAATCGCTGACCAGCGCGGAGGCGCCCACCAACGTTGACAAATCCGGTATTTCTTTTTCCAGATTGCCCTCCAGTAAATAAAATGGGATGGCTGATTTCGCCAGATCATCCTCAACGCAGGCAAGACCTTTGAGCATAAAATGATACTGTCGTATCGTAGCGCCGAGGAACCGAGGCGCCAAGGCAAACGCCACTAAAAGCGGCGCTCTTCTCTCCATAGCCAACCCCTGGGCGTACAGCAGGGCCCAATTATCCTTTACGCGCTGCTCCCGGCTCATCCAGTAAACCACGGGGCCCTTCTGTATCTCGTCCTCTTTTAACGTTCTCACACGGCTTCCGTTGACCAGCGTCTTGTCCCCGTCTTGTTTCATGCCGAAATCATAACTCCTTCGATGCGATTGCCCCCATACTGCCCCGCCTTACTGCGGATAGCCTATGGCCATGCACGGTTTATAAAGAAGCGACTCCTGACAATGATTTTAAACCTTTAATAAATTAAGAAGGCAGATGATCAGCAGATCAGACTGGGCAACATGATCTGCTGGAGGCGCAGCCGATGTTTCTCAAAGGCTTCGTCACTTTCACCCTCGGAAAAATCCAGCATATCACCGAAACGCAGTTTCACCGATGCAAAGGGTTTCGGAAGCATGAAGCGGTCCCAGCTATGGAAATACAAGGCCCGGTCGGAAGAGATATAGAAGGGAACAATGACGGCATCCGCGGAACGGGCTAGACTGAGCACCCCAGACTTGATGATCCCGGCAGGGCCTTTAGGGCCGTCCACGATGTGAGCGGCAAGACCAGCGTTTCCCAAGCGGCCCACCATCTCTCGAAGTGCTCTTCCTCCCCTGCGAGACGATGAACCTCTCACGGCAAGCCAGCCGGATTTCTCAGCAATCCCGGCAATAATATTGCCGTCGTTGCTCTGACTGATCATCAATGAAGGGTGATAGGATGAGTAGGTCTTGAAATGATAGATCGCCGCAAAGAACTGCTGATGCCATCCACACAGAAGGACCCGGCCACCGCCTTCAAGGTAGTCCATCCAAGGCTTCTCGTTTTCGATCTGAAGCCGGAAGGTCCAGCTGTAGCAGCGGACAAGAAGATAAAGGAAACCCTGAACAAGGCCTATAAGAAAATACCGGTATTTTTTCAGCACAGTGATATCTCCGATTCTTAAATATTCAGATGCTTATTGACGAGTGCTGAAATAAACCGTAATCTTTGCGCTGAGGATGATGGTATAAATAGCAATTCGTATCTCGCTGACCGAGTAGTGTACATAAACCATCATTCATCAGGTTGTGTCAACTACATTAGTTATTTCTGGTCGTATCTTTCACCAGCCATGACGCACCGACATTTCGGCAGGTTGTGGGTAGAAGGATGTCACCCCCCAAGCGTTCTGCCGAAACTGTAAGAGCCCTCCGTGCCAACTCGGGCCGATCGGCACCTTTCGGTCAGCTCCGTAAATATAAGTAAACACTACTAATTTACAAATATAACAAAAAATTCATTGTTCTGTCATCAAATTGCAACAATTCTCCTTTATACATGGCGCCATGCCATTCTTTTTTGAGGCAACAAGTTTTGAGCAATCTGAGAACAAGTCCGGATTCTCAATGAAGCAATCACGGGGGTTGCGAAGGTCGTCCAGGCTTTGAGAAACATGGAAAAATGCGTGGATGATGATCGATGTCTGCGAAGATGCCTCCAATATCGCGGAGAGATTGTGCTGAAAAATGCTTGATTCACTAGTCTTTGTTATTTTCCTGGTTGGAGTTGCGCTTGTATTTGACTTTATCAACGGCTTTCATGATTCTGCAAACTCCATTGCCACCGTGGTTTCCACACAGGTCCTGCCCCCTAAATATGCCGTCATCTGGGCAGCCTTCTTCAATTTTGCCGCCGTTTTTTTTATCGGCGTCCCAGTGGCCAAAACCATCGGCACCGGCATCATTCATCCGGGTATTATCGATAATCTGCTGATCTTCACCGCTCTGAGCGCTGCCATCATCTGGAATCTCATTACCTGGTTCTTCGGGTTGCCCAGCAGTTCCTCCCACGCCCTGATCGGGGGATTGATCGGCGCCGGCGTGGTTAAAGGGGGAACACAGGTTCTCGTCTGGAAGGGAATCACCAAGGCCACCCTCTTTATTGTCGTCTCACCAGCCATTGGAATGATGCTCGGCTTGGTGCTGATGGTCCTTGTCCTGAATCTCTTCCGCAAGACTCACCCTGCCAAAATGGACCATGTGTTCCGGAAAATGCAGTTATTCTCCGCAGCCACATATAGTTTGGGACACGGCATGAATGATGCCCAGAAAACCATGGGCATCATCGCAATGGCCCTTTACGGCCAGGGATTGTTGGGGCCGACCTTTCACATTCCTTTCTGGGTTGTATTTCTCTGTTATATCGTCATTGCCCTGGGAACAGTTTCGGGTGGCTGGAGGATTGTCAAGACCATGGGAACCCGAATCACCAAGCTTCGCCCCATGGGCGGGTTCTGTGCAGAGACAGCAGCGGCTATTTCCATCATCGGAGCCTCCCTGGCAGGCATTCCAGTCAGCACAACCCACACCATTACCGGGGCAATTGTTGGAGTGGGCTCCACGATCCGGCTCAGTGCCGTCCGCTGGGGCATCGCAGGAACGATCATCTGGGCCTGGGTCCTGACCATCCCCGTATCGGCATTTCTCTCCGCCTTGCTCTACTTTGTCCTGCGGCCGCTATTTCAGTAAGCAACGCCTATGCTGGCACAGGAAGAGGGGAAGATTTCTCCAGGATAATCCGGGTTGGAAGACACCGTAATTTTCGTTGAGATTCTCTATTTCTTCTTTTAAAATTGATTATATTTATCAGGAGGTGAAATTTTGTTTCGCAAAATTTTATATCCAACCGATTTTTCAGATGTTTCAAATAAAGCCCTTCAATATCTGATCCAGCTCAAGGAAGCCGGAACGGAGGAAGTGGTGATTCTCCATGTCGTAGATATTAGAAGTTTGCGTATTCCGGAGGTATACTCCCTTTTTGACCTGTCTTTACTGGGAGAGAAACTTGAATCGGTTGCACAGGAAGAAGCAGATAAAATTGCCGGGAAATTGGCGGAGGCAGGAATCAAGACAAGCATCAGGATTGAAAAAGGCATCCCTTTCAAAGAAATCCTGCGCGTAGAAGCGGAGGAGAATATTTCGCTGATTGTCATTGGTTCCCACGGAATAAGCAATGTCCAGGAAATGCTTCTGGGTTCCGTTTCTGAAAAAGTGATCCGAAAGGCCAAAAAGCCGGTGCTCGTCGTTAAACGTTGAGACGAAAATCATGGTCACGATGAAAGTCATTCTTCAAAATGACAAGTGTAAATAAACGCAGGAATGTGTCATTGGGAGAAACCTTCTTTTATTAACTTGATATGGACAGGTTTTCCCGGACAGATTTCCCCCCT carries:
- a CDS encoding deoxyribodipyrimidine photo-lyase produces the protein MKQDGDKTLVNGSRVRTLKEDEIQKGPVVYWMSREQRVKDNWALLYAQGLAMERRAPLLVAFALAPRFLGATIRQYHFMLKGLACVEDDLAKSAIPFYLLEGNLEKEIPDLSTLVGASALVSDFDPLRIKREWKAKLMTRLHIPFYEVDAHNIVPCWIASPKQEYGAYTLRPKLKRLLPDFFTDYPTLERHPYRMKRMAERIDWQKVRTLLKIDSSADGIDSVESGESAAAKALDHFLAKKLNDYNLSRNDPCRDGQSNLSPYLHFGQLAAQRVALEVKKARVDLKSKDAFLEELIVRRELSDNFCFYNEAYDRFEGFPRWAQESLNKHRSDKHEYTYSISQLEEAMTHDPLWNAAQMEMVRKGKMHGYMRMYWCKKILEWTTSPEEALSSAIYLNDKYELDGRDPNGYSGIAWSIGGVHDRAWFERKIFGKVRYMSYGGCQSKFDVEAFIKKNRFQE
- a CDS encoding lysophospholipid acyltransferase family protein gives rise to the protein MLKKYRYFLIGLVQGFLYLLVRCYSWTFRLQIENEKPWMDYLEGGGRVLLCGWHQQFFAAIYHFKTYSSYHPSLMISQSNDGNIIAGIAEKSGWLAVRGSSSRRGGRALREMVGRLGNAGLAAHIVDGPKGPAGIIKSGVLSLARSADAVIVPFYISSDRALYFHSWDRFMLPKPFASVKLRFGDMLDFSEGESDEAFEKHRLRLQQIMLPSLIC
- a CDS encoding inorganic phosphate transporter codes for the protein MLDSLVFVIFLVGVALVFDFINGFHDSANSIATVVSTQVLPPKYAVIWAAFFNFAAVFFIGVPVAKTIGTGIIHPGIIDNLLIFTALSAAIIWNLITWFFGLPSSSSHALIGGLIGAGVVKGGTQVLVWKGITKATLFIVVSPAIGMMLGLVLMVLVLNLFRKTHPAKMDHVFRKMQLFSAATYSLGHGMNDAQKTMGIIAMALYGQGLLGPTFHIPFWVVFLCYIVIALGTVSGGWRIVKTMGTRITKLRPMGGFCAETAAAISIIGASLAGIPVSTTHTITGAIVGVGSTIRLSAVRWGIAGTIIWAWVLTIPVSAFLSALLYFVLRPLFQ
- a CDS encoding universal stress protein, with protein sequence MFRKILYPTDFSDVSNKALQYLIQLKEAGTEEVVILHVVDIRSLRIPEVYSLFDLSLLGEKLESVAQEEADKIAGKLAEAGIKTSIRIEKGIPFKEILRVEAEENISLIVIGSHGISNVQEMLLGSVSEKVIRKAKKPVLVVKR